The Acanthochromis polyacanthus isolate Apoly-LR-REF ecotype Palm Island chromosome 2, KAUST_Apoly_ChrSc, whole genome shotgun sequence genome contains a region encoding:
- the LOC110966391 gene encoding SKI family transcriptional corepressor 1 homolog-B-like isoform X4 produces MCFLSPLHSPPRAPTGWRSCASLQRGSTKGSTAQFFVSDRLVFLSGRTGPEYSSLFYSYYLPFSISNPAGVCCVFRRERLPGMESMPGQLRDAGRDASSSPSSKQDAQSFSSPSTLKPNQVSETSLYGVPIVCLVIDGRERLCLAQISNTLLKNYSYNEIHNRRVALGITCVQCTPVQLELLRRAGAMPISSRRCGMITKREAERLCKSFLGAHSPPKLPENFAFDVSHDCAWGSRGSFIPARYNSSRAKCIKCSFCNMYFSPNKFIFHSHRTPESKYLQPDAANFNSWRRHLKLTDKKPSEDINHAWEDVKAMFNGGSRKRTLPMSGSGMSSSMKSQASSSLAPTSSPEIPHKTLRRDEEQGSNNLSLAGGARSYPVIPVPSKSFGMLQKIPPPLFPHHPYGFPSYGLCQKKSDGVPDANKTNVSGVFWPGAKDTLYPAFPMFWPAAGGLPMPPYPGSPPKPPPELPGVRQSELDLSDQSDRGANTPKDTNLLPHLQQDAERCPSSQSSSTRNDEDKSGDETSQRKISYISAFRPVVKDAETIAKLYGNRDSYGVRPGYLSPDFISESSSYRSMSPDRDSVVEDDDDPDVDVESNPGQDEDEPIRISPGGERHDSPVQERVSSAAEENQEQPDASSPGAAAASPEDSAHTGSSDEDRQMRNGSPPHEVFVHEKDAHVLLNEPPPFGSKPSSRSNGLHHEIQTQRSAASYQEQKDRPADGALRIDISVHERDLENMAKEELQKQLVEQVELRKKLEREFQHLKGRTENNFQDQMKRELSYREEMVQQLQIVREAHDALHHFSCKMLTPRQCTGACTFKPPLLPP; encoded by the exons aTGTGCTTCCTGTCTCCTCTCCATTCACCTCCCCGGGCTCCAACAGGATGGAGGTCCTGCGCGTCGCTGCAGAGAGGCTCAACTAAAGGCTCCACTGCTCAGTTCTTTGTGTCAGATCGCCTCGTTTTCCTTTCTGGACGCACCGGGCCTGAATATTCATCCCTTTTCTATTCATATTATTTACCTTTTTCCATCTCTAACCCCGCTggagtgtgttgtgttttcaggagaGAAAG GCTTCCAGGGATGGAGTCGATGCCCGGACAGCTTCGAGACGCGGGACGAGACGCCAGCTCCTCCCCGAGTTCAAAGCAGGACGCACAGAGCTTCTCCAGCCCCAGCACCCTCAAACCCAACCAAGTGAGTGAGACCTCTCTGTACGGGGTTCCCATCGTGTGTCTGGTCATAGACGGCAGGGAGAGGCTCTGTCTGGCGCAGATTTCCAACACGCTGCTGAAGAACTACAGCTACAACGAGATTCACAACCGCCGCGTGGCTCTGGGCATCACCTGCGTGCAGTGCACCCCCGtccagctggagctgctgcggCGGGCCGGGGCCATGCCCATCTCCTCCAGGCGCTGCGGAATGATCACCAAGCGGGAGGCCGAGAGGCTCTGCAAGTCGTTCCTGGGAGCTCACAGCCCCCCGAAGCTGCCGGAGAACTTCGCCTTCGACGTGTCTCATGACTGCGCCTGGGGCTCCAGGGGAAGCTTTATCCCCGCCAGATACAACAGCTCCAGAGCCAAGTGCATCAAGTGCAGCTTCTGCAACATGTATTTCTCCccaaataaattcattttccaCTCTCATCGCACTCCAGAGTCCAAGTACTTGCAGCCGGACGCGGCCAACTTCAACTCGTGGAGACGCCACTTGAAACTGACGGACAAAAAGCCATCAGAGGACATTAACCACGCGTGGGAGGATGTAAAGGCCATGTTCAACGGGGGGAGCAGAAAGAGGACTCTGCCCATGAGCGGCTCGGGAATGTCCTCGTCGATGAAATCTCAGGCCTCGTCCAGCCTGGCGCCCACCAGCTCCCCAGAGATCCCCCACAAAACTTTACGCCGCGACGAGGAGCAGGGCAGCAACAACCTGAGCCTGGCGGGCGGAGCGCGGAGCTACCCGGTCATCCCGGTGCCCAGCAAGAGCTTCGGCATGCTGCAGAAAATCCCCCCACCCCTGTTCCCTCACCACCCCTACGGCTTCCCCAGCTACGGCCTGTGTCAGAAAAAGAGCGACGGGGTTCCTGACGCCAACAAAACCAACGTGTCCGGAGTGTTCTGGCCGGGCGCTAAGGACACCCTCTACCCCGCCTTCCCCATGTTCTGGCCCGCAGCCGGCGGTCTCCCCATGCCGCCCTACCCGGGCTCTCCACCAAAACCTCCTCCAGAGCTGCCGGGCGTCCGGCAGAGTGAGCTGGATCTATCGGACCAAAGCGACCGAGGCGCAAACACACCCAAAGACACGAACCTCCTCCCGCACCTCCAGCAGGACGCAGAGCGCTGCcccagctcccagtcctcctcCACCCGCAACGACGAGGACAAGTCTGGAGATGAGACCTCTCAGAGGAAGATCAGCTACATCTCGGCCTTCAGACCCGTCGTGAAAGACGCGGAGACCATCGCCAAACTCTACGGAAACCGGGACAGCTACGGCGTGCGCCCCGGTTACCTGTCCCCGGATTTTATCAGCGAGAGCTCCAGCTACAGGTCCATGTCTCCGGACAGGGACAGCGTGGTGGAGGACGACGACGACCCGGACGTGGATGTGGAGTCCAACCCGGGACAAGACGAAGACGAGCCGATCCGGATCTCACCGGGAGGAGAGCGTCACGACTCCCCCGTGCAGGAGCGGGTCTCCTCGGCGGCGGAGGAGAACCAGGAGCAGCCGGACGCCTCCAGCCCCGGTGCGGCCGCAGCTTCACCGGAGGACTCTGCTCACACCGGGTCATCagatgaggacagacagatgcGGAACGGCTCGCCTCCTCACGAa GTGTTCGTTCATGAAAAGGACGCGCACGTGCTGCTCAACGAGCCTCCGCCGTTTGGATCCAAACCGTCGAGCAGATCCAACG GGCTCCATCATGAAATCCAGACGCAGCGCAGCGCGGCGTCCTACCAGGAGCAGAAGGACAGACCAG CCGATGGAGCTTTACGCATCGACATCAGTGTTCATGAAAGAGACCTGGAGAACATGGCGAAAG aGGAGTTGCAGAAGCAGCTGGTGGAGCAGGTGGAGCTCAGGAAGAAGCTGGAGAGGGAGTTCCAGCATTTAAAAGGTAGGACAGAAA ATAATTTTCAGGATCAAATGAAGCGTGAGCTGTCCTACAGAGAGGAGATGGTCCAGCAGCTGCAGATTGTTCGAG AAGCTCACGACGCTCTTCACCATTTCTCCTGCAAGATGCTCACCCCTCGCCAGTGCACCGGAGCCTGCACCTTCAAACCTCCTCTGCTGCCTCCGTAG
- the LOC110966391 gene encoding SKI family transcriptional corepressor 1 homolog-B-like isoform X2: MCFLSPLHSPPRAPTGWRSCASLQRGSTKGSTAQFFVSDRLVFLSGRTGPEYSSLFYSYYLPFSISNPAGVCCVFRRERLPGMESMPGQLRDAGRDASSSPSSKQDAQSFSSPSTLKPNQVSETSLYGVPIVCLVIDGRERLCLAQISNTLLKNYSYNEIHNRRVALGITCVQCTPVQLELLRRAGAMPISSRRCGMITKREAERLCKSFLGAHSPPKLPENFAFDVSHDCAWGSRGSFIPARYNSSRAKCIKCSFCNMYFSPNKFIFHSHRTPESKYLQPDAANFNSWRRHLKLTDKKPSEDINHAWEDVKAMFNGGSRKRTLPMSGSGMSSSMKSQASSSLAPTSSPEIPHKTLRRDEEQGSNNLSLAGGARSYPVIPVPSKSFGMLQKIPPPLFPHHPYGFPSYGLCQKKSDGVPDANKTNVSGVFWPGAKDTLYPAFPMFWPAAGGLPMPPYPGSPPKPPPELPGVRQSELDLSDQSDRGANTPKDTNLLPHLQQDAERCPSSQSSSTRNDEDKSGDETSQRKISYISAFRPVVKDAETIAKLYGNRDSYGVRPGYLSPDFISESSSYRSMSPDRDSVVEDDDDPDVDVESNPGQDEDEPIRISPGGERHDSPVQERVSSAAEENQEQPDASSPGAAAASPEDSAHTGSSDEDRQMRNGSPPHEVFVHEKDAHVLLNEPPPFGSKPSSRSNGLHHEIQTQRSAASYQEQKDRPADGALRIDISVHERDLENMAKEELQKQLVEQVELRKKLEREFQHLKGRTENNFQDQMKRELSYREEMVQQLQIVRDTLCSELDQERKARYAIQQKLKAHDALHHFSCKMLTPRQCTGACTFKPPLLPP; the protein is encoded by the exons aTGTGCTTCCTGTCTCCTCTCCATTCACCTCCCCGGGCTCCAACAGGATGGAGGTCCTGCGCGTCGCTGCAGAGAGGCTCAACTAAAGGCTCCACTGCTCAGTTCTTTGTGTCAGATCGCCTCGTTTTCCTTTCTGGACGCACCGGGCCTGAATATTCATCCCTTTTCTATTCATATTATTTACCTTTTTCCATCTCTAACCCCGCTggagtgtgttgtgttttcaggagaGAAAG GCTTCCAGGGATGGAGTCGATGCCCGGACAGCTTCGAGACGCGGGACGAGACGCCAGCTCCTCCCCGAGTTCAAAGCAGGACGCACAGAGCTTCTCCAGCCCCAGCACCCTCAAACCCAACCAAGTGAGTGAGACCTCTCTGTACGGGGTTCCCATCGTGTGTCTGGTCATAGACGGCAGGGAGAGGCTCTGTCTGGCGCAGATTTCCAACACGCTGCTGAAGAACTACAGCTACAACGAGATTCACAACCGCCGCGTGGCTCTGGGCATCACCTGCGTGCAGTGCACCCCCGtccagctggagctgctgcggCGGGCCGGGGCCATGCCCATCTCCTCCAGGCGCTGCGGAATGATCACCAAGCGGGAGGCCGAGAGGCTCTGCAAGTCGTTCCTGGGAGCTCACAGCCCCCCGAAGCTGCCGGAGAACTTCGCCTTCGACGTGTCTCATGACTGCGCCTGGGGCTCCAGGGGAAGCTTTATCCCCGCCAGATACAACAGCTCCAGAGCCAAGTGCATCAAGTGCAGCTTCTGCAACATGTATTTCTCCccaaataaattcattttccaCTCTCATCGCACTCCAGAGTCCAAGTACTTGCAGCCGGACGCGGCCAACTTCAACTCGTGGAGACGCCACTTGAAACTGACGGACAAAAAGCCATCAGAGGACATTAACCACGCGTGGGAGGATGTAAAGGCCATGTTCAACGGGGGGAGCAGAAAGAGGACTCTGCCCATGAGCGGCTCGGGAATGTCCTCGTCGATGAAATCTCAGGCCTCGTCCAGCCTGGCGCCCACCAGCTCCCCAGAGATCCCCCACAAAACTTTACGCCGCGACGAGGAGCAGGGCAGCAACAACCTGAGCCTGGCGGGCGGAGCGCGGAGCTACCCGGTCATCCCGGTGCCCAGCAAGAGCTTCGGCATGCTGCAGAAAATCCCCCCACCCCTGTTCCCTCACCACCCCTACGGCTTCCCCAGCTACGGCCTGTGTCAGAAAAAGAGCGACGGGGTTCCTGACGCCAACAAAACCAACGTGTCCGGAGTGTTCTGGCCGGGCGCTAAGGACACCCTCTACCCCGCCTTCCCCATGTTCTGGCCCGCAGCCGGCGGTCTCCCCATGCCGCCCTACCCGGGCTCTCCACCAAAACCTCCTCCAGAGCTGCCGGGCGTCCGGCAGAGTGAGCTGGATCTATCGGACCAAAGCGACCGAGGCGCAAACACACCCAAAGACACGAACCTCCTCCCGCACCTCCAGCAGGACGCAGAGCGCTGCcccagctcccagtcctcctcCACCCGCAACGACGAGGACAAGTCTGGAGATGAGACCTCTCAGAGGAAGATCAGCTACATCTCGGCCTTCAGACCCGTCGTGAAAGACGCGGAGACCATCGCCAAACTCTACGGAAACCGGGACAGCTACGGCGTGCGCCCCGGTTACCTGTCCCCGGATTTTATCAGCGAGAGCTCCAGCTACAGGTCCATGTCTCCGGACAGGGACAGCGTGGTGGAGGACGACGACGACCCGGACGTGGATGTGGAGTCCAACCCGGGACAAGACGAAGACGAGCCGATCCGGATCTCACCGGGAGGAGAGCGTCACGACTCCCCCGTGCAGGAGCGGGTCTCCTCGGCGGCGGAGGAGAACCAGGAGCAGCCGGACGCCTCCAGCCCCGGTGCGGCCGCAGCTTCACCGGAGGACTCTGCTCACACCGGGTCATCagatgaggacagacagatgcGGAACGGCTCGCCTCCTCACGAa GTGTTCGTTCATGAAAAGGACGCGCACGTGCTGCTCAACGAGCCTCCGCCGTTTGGATCCAAACCGTCGAGCAGATCCAACG GGCTCCATCATGAAATCCAGACGCAGCGCAGCGCGGCGTCCTACCAGGAGCAGAAGGACAGACCAG CCGATGGAGCTTTACGCATCGACATCAGTGTTCATGAAAGAGACCTGGAGAACATGGCGAAAG aGGAGTTGCAGAAGCAGCTGGTGGAGCAGGTGGAGCTCAGGAAGAAGCTGGAGAGGGAGTTCCAGCATTTAAAAGGTAGGACAGAAA ATAATTTTCAGGATCAAATGAAGCGTGAGCTGTCCTACAGAGAGGAGATGGTCCAGCAGCTGCAGATTGTTCGAG acACTTTGTGCAGCGAGTTGGACCAAGAGAGAAAGGCTCGTTATGCAATACAGCAGAAGCTAAAAG CTCACGACGCTCTTCACCATTTCTCCTGCAAGATGCTCACCCCTCGCCAGTGCACCGGAGCCTGCACCTTCAAACCTCCTCTGCTGCCTCCGTAG
- the LOC110966391 gene encoding SKI family transcriptional corepressor 1 homolog-B-like isoform X1 → MCFLSPLHSPPRAPTGWRSCASLQRGSTKGSTAQFFVSDRLVFLSGRTGPEYSSLFYSYYLPFSISNPAGVCCVFRRERLPGMESMPGQLRDAGRDASSSPSSKQDAQSFSSPSTLKPNQVSETSLYGVPIVCLVIDGRERLCLAQISNTLLKNYSYNEIHNRRVALGITCVQCTPVQLELLRRAGAMPISSRRCGMITKREAERLCKSFLGAHSPPKLPENFAFDVSHDCAWGSRGSFIPARYNSSRAKCIKCSFCNMYFSPNKFIFHSHRTPESKYLQPDAANFNSWRRHLKLTDKKPSEDINHAWEDVKAMFNGGSRKRTLPMSGSGMSSSMKSQASSSLAPTSSPEIPHKTLRRDEEQGSNNLSLAGGARSYPVIPVPSKSFGMLQKIPPPLFPHHPYGFPSYGLCQKKSDGVPDANKTNVSGVFWPGAKDTLYPAFPMFWPAAGGLPMPPYPGSPPKPPPELPGVRQSELDLSDQSDRGANTPKDTNLLPHLQQDAERCPSSQSSSTRNDEDKSGDETSQRKISYISAFRPVVKDAETIAKLYGNRDSYGVRPGYLSPDFISESSSYRSMSPDRDSVVEDDDDPDVDVESNPGQDEDEPIRISPGGERHDSPVQERVSSAAEENQEQPDASSPGAAAASPEDSAHTGSSDEDRQMRNGSPPHEVFVHEKDAHVLLNEPPPFGSKPSSRSNGLHHEIQTQRSAASYQEQKDRPADGALRIDISVHERDLENMAKEELQKQLVEQVELRKKLEREFQHLKGRTENNFQDQMKRELSYREEMVQQLQIVRDTLCSELDQERKARYAIQQKLKEAHDALHHFSCKMLTPRQCTGACTFKPPLLPP, encoded by the exons aTGTGCTTCCTGTCTCCTCTCCATTCACCTCCCCGGGCTCCAACAGGATGGAGGTCCTGCGCGTCGCTGCAGAGAGGCTCAACTAAAGGCTCCACTGCTCAGTTCTTTGTGTCAGATCGCCTCGTTTTCCTTTCTGGACGCACCGGGCCTGAATATTCATCCCTTTTCTATTCATATTATTTACCTTTTTCCATCTCTAACCCCGCTggagtgtgttgtgttttcaggagaGAAAG GCTTCCAGGGATGGAGTCGATGCCCGGACAGCTTCGAGACGCGGGACGAGACGCCAGCTCCTCCCCGAGTTCAAAGCAGGACGCACAGAGCTTCTCCAGCCCCAGCACCCTCAAACCCAACCAAGTGAGTGAGACCTCTCTGTACGGGGTTCCCATCGTGTGTCTGGTCATAGACGGCAGGGAGAGGCTCTGTCTGGCGCAGATTTCCAACACGCTGCTGAAGAACTACAGCTACAACGAGATTCACAACCGCCGCGTGGCTCTGGGCATCACCTGCGTGCAGTGCACCCCCGtccagctggagctgctgcggCGGGCCGGGGCCATGCCCATCTCCTCCAGGCGCTGCGGAATGATCACCAAGCGGGAGGCCGAGAGGCTCTGCAAGTCGTTCCTGGGAGCTCACAGCCCCCCGAAGCTGCCGGAGAACTTCGCCTTCGACGTGTCTCATGACTGCGCCTGGGGCTCCAGGGGAAGCTTTATCCCCGCCAGATACAACAGCTCCAGAGCCAAGTGCATCAAGTGCAGCTTCTGCAACATGTATTTCTCCccaaataaattcattttccaCTCTCATCGCACTCCAGAGTCCAAGTACTTGCAGCCGGACGCGGCCAACTTCAACTCGTGGAGACGCCACTTGAAACTGACGGACAAAAAGCCATCAGAGGACATTAACCACGCGTGGGAGGATGTAAAGGCCATGTTCAACGGGGGGAGCAGAAAGAGGACTCTGCCCATGAGCGGCTCGGGAATGTCCTCGTCGATGAAATCTCAGGCCTCGTCCAGCCTGGCGCCCACCAGCTCCCCAGAGATCCCCCACAAAACTTTACGCCGCGACGAGGAGCAGGGCAGCAACAACCTGAGCCTGGCGGGCGGAGCGCGGAGCTACCCGGTCATCCCGGTGCCCAGCAAGAGCTTCGGCATGCTGCAGAAAATCCCCCCACCCCTGTTCCCTCACCACCCCTACGGCTTCCCCAGCTACGGCCTGTGTCAGAAAAAGAGCGACGGGGTTCCTGACGCCAACAAAACCAACGTGTCCGGAGTGTTCTGGCCGGGCGCTAAGGACACCCTCTACCCCGCCTTCCCCATGTTCTGGCCCGCAGCCGGCGGTCTCCCCATGCCGCCCTACCCGGGCTCTCCACCAAAACCTCCTCCAGAGCTGCCGGGCGTCCGGCAGAGTGAGCTGGATCTATCGGACCAAAGCGACCGAGGCGCAAACACACCCAAAGACACGAACCTCCTCCCGCACCTCCAGCAGGACGCAGAGCGCTGCcccagctcccagtcctcctcCACCCGCAACGACGAGGACAAGTCTGGAGATGAGACCTCTCAGAGGAAGATCAGCTACATCTCGGCCTTCAGACCCGTCGTGAAAGACGCGGAGACCATCGCCAAACTCTACGGAAACCGGGACAGCTACGGCGTGCGCCCCGGTTACCTGTCCCCGGATTTTATCAGCGAGAGCTCCAGCTACAGGTCCATGTCTCCGGACAGGGACAGCGTGGTGGAGGACGACGACGACCCGGACGTGGATGTGGAGTCCAACCCGGGACAAGACGAAGACGAGCCGATCCGGATCTCACCGGGAGGAGAGCGTCACGACTCCCCCGTGCAGGAGCGGGTCTCCTCGGCGGCGGAGGAGAACCAGGAGCAGCCGGACGCCTCCAGCCCCGGTGCGGCCGCAGCTTCACCGGAGGACTCTGCTCACACCGGGTCATCagatgaggacagacagatgcGGAACGGCTCGCCTCCTCACGAa GTGTTCGTTCATGAAAAGGACGCGCACGTGCTGCTCAACGAGCCTCCGCCGTTTGGATCCAAACCGTCGAGCAGATCCAACG GGCTCCATCATGAAATCCAGACGCAGCGCAGCGCGGCGTCCTACCAGGAGCAGAAGGACAGACCAG CCGATGGAGCTTTACGCATCGACATCAGTGTTCATGAAAGAGACCTGGAGAACATGGCGAAAG aGGAGTTGCAGAAGCAGCTGGTGGAGCAGGTGGAGCTCAGGAAGAAGCTGGAGAGGGAGTTCCAGCATTTAAAAGGTAGGACAGAAA ATAATTTTCAGGATCAAATGAAGCGTGAGCTGTCCTACAGAGAGGAGATGGTCCAGCAGCTGCAGATTGTTCGAG acACTTTGTGCAGCGAGTTGGACCAAGAGAGAAAGGCTCGTTATGCAATACAGCAGAAGCTAAAAG AAGCTCACGACGCTCTTCACCATTTCTCCTGCAAGATGCTCACCCCTCGCCAGTGCACCGGAGCCTGCACCTTCAAACCTCCTCTGCTGCCTCCGTAG